A portion of the Bifidobacterium sp. ESL0800 genome contains these proteins:
- the rpmB gene encoding 50S ribosomal protein L28 produces MAARCAVCGKGPQTGYSVSHSHIRNKRTFSPNLQSVHTTIDGQNVRVRVCAKCLKAGKVQRVVA; encoded by the coding sequence ATGGCAGCTCGTTGCGCAGTGTGCGGCAAGGGACCGCAGACCGGTTACAGCGTTTCGCATTCACATATCCGCAATAAGCGCACCTTCAGCCCGAACCTGCAGTCGGTTCACACCACTATCGACGGACAGAACGTCCGCGTTCGCGTGTGCGCCAAGTGCCTCAAGGCCGGCAAGGTTCAGCGCGTGGTTGCGTGA
- a CDS encoding beta-propeller fold lactonase family protein codes for MNIQIYRLLVGGFGAIHHEKSKGVERHLLVLPTCADAKAFDVKQVSEMPTDVEEEQHTAKEDISLRSPRIVPAGVASVVPSPSWLLREGDTVFAVLEDTDEVATLRIVNKGTGSPAASDDAFDENAEMTLKEISRVKLPAGSGPTHAAIAVDRQLGHHLITADYADGTVCVLPIGEGDVLGPVAQVLDGDRDHHGPLPAQEGPHAHWILPLPDGRVLTTDLGADRIYIHRWIGSRLIRTGFVPLSPGTGPRDMHILPGPSGELAEGGDWRIAVVDEWGCTVTVLEPNGGDEARRSKDGNEQIEEFRVAQTVSLGGDKGKSPDQAASLAFVPEARHLGGSEESRGGSPFSRGYVYVGLRGSDRIVTLYWDGSRLSRLTEEGDPGWKGRGVSSGGERPRHILAVGNMLVVANEVSDNLSLFRAADDGEPVHLGDYPAGSPTVVLPLTGI; via the coding sequence ATGAATATTCAGATCTATCGGTTATTGGTTGGTGGCTTTGGCGCCATCCATCACGAAAAGAGCAAAGGCGTCGAGCGTCACTTGTTGGTGTTGCCTACCTGTGCGGATGCAAAAGCGTTTGACGTGAAACAGGTTTCGGAAATGCCGACGGACGTCGAAGAAGAACAGCATACAGCGAAAGAAGATATATCGTTGCGTTCGCCGAGAATCGTGCCTGCCGGTGTCGCTTCCGTTGTGCCTTCCCCTTCCTGGCTTTTGCGTGAGGGCGATACGGTTTTTGCGGTTCTTGAGGACACGGACGAAGTGGCAACGTTACGAATCGTGAATAAGGGCACCGGGTCGCCCGCCGCATCGGACGATGCTTTCGACGAAAACGCAGAGATGACGCTAAAGGAAATTTCACGGGTGAAATTGCCTGCCGGGTCCGGACCTACTCATGCGGCGATTGCCGTTGACCGCCAGCTTGGCCACCATCTGATCACCGCCGATTACGCGGACGGCACGGTCTGCGTTCTGCCTATCGGCGAGGGCGATGTGCTGGGGCCGGTGGCGCAGGTGCTTGACGGCGATCGCGACCATCATGGGCCATTGCCGGCGCAAGAAGGGCCGCACGCGCATTGGATTCTTCCCCTGCCCGACGGACGCGTGCTCACGACGGATTTGGGCGCCGACCGCATCTATATTCATCGCTGGATCGGTTCGCGTCTGATTCGCACGGGGTTTGTTCCTCTGTCCCCCGGCACTGGCCCGCGGGATATGCACATCTTGCCGGGGCCGTCCGGTGAGCTGGCGGAAGGCGGCGATTGGCGCATCGCCGTCGTCGATGAATGGGGCTGTACGGTCACCGTCCTTGAACCGAACGGAGGCGACGAGGCGAGGCGAAGCAAGGACGGGAATGAACAAATCGAGGAATTCAGGGTGGCTCAAACCGTCAGTCTCGGCGGCGACAAAGGGAAGAGCCCCGATCAGGCCGCTTCCTTGGCTTTCGTGCCGGAAGCCCGTCATCTTGGCGGCAGCGAAGAAAGCCGTGGGGGCTCGCCGTTTTCACGCGGCTATGTTTACGTGGGGCTGCGGGGCTCCGATCGCATCGTGACGTTGTATTGGGACGGCAGCAGGCTGAGCCGTCTGACCGAAGAAGGCGATCCGGGCTGGAAAGGCCGCGGTGTTTCCAGCGGCGGCGAACGTCCGCGTCACATCCTGGCCGTCGGCAATATGCTCGTCGTGGCCAACGAGGTCAGCGACAACCTGAGCCTTTTCCGCGCGGCCGATGACGGTGAACCCGTGCACCTTGGTGATTATCCTGCCGGGTCGCCGACGGTCGTGCTGCCGCTGACCGGAATCTAG
- a CDS encoding TetR/AcrR family transcriptional regulator, with protein sequence MPATTRMENAFWKLLEERDYPKITVTDIVNMAGVNRNSFYYHYCKLNNLAETAIQHAVEGIDRALPEFTLDPAKAWNGVVMQLIGVPANRIHLDHLALTVGKHSSPFLLFTVHDAIRDSFIKWQHLDREMTINQDVLLEFSVGGLLAVSGMWSKLSRETTVEQWSNLDAAVVARTLYLAVSGDSMPGFWVQMFRSALEKGDDSLLKSIAEAESKDRDFKHEVDGLLEDLQNMQHQHVDGFRGNTSLMGGIGHTA encoded by the coding sequence TTGCCGGCTACGACGCGCATGGAGAATGCGTTCTGGAAGTTGCTTGAGGAACGCGATTATCCCAAAATCACCGTCACCGACATCGTCAACATGGCAGGCGTCAACCGTAACTCTTTCTACTACCACTATTGCAAACTCAACAATCTTGCCGAAACCGCAATCCAGCACGCCGTCGAAGGCATCGACCGTGCACTGCCTGAATTCACCCTGGATCCAGCCAAGGCGTGGAACGGCGTCGTCATGCAGCTCATCGGCGTGCCCGCGAACCGCATACACCTCGACCACCTCGCTTTGACCGTGGGCAAACACAGCTCTCCGTTCCTGCTGTTCACCGTGCACGACGCGATTCGCGACAGCTTTATCAAATGGCAACACCTTGACCGCGAGATGACGATCAATCAAGACGTCCTACTGGAATTTTCGGTAGGCGGCCTACTTGCGGTCTCCGGCATGTGGTCCAAGCTTTCCCGCGAGACGACGGTCGAGCAGTGGAGCAATCTCGACGCGGCGGTGGTCGCAAGAACGCTCTATTTGGCGGTCTCCGGCGACAGCATGCCCGGTTTCTGGGTGCAGATGTTCCGCAGCGCGTTGGAGAAAGGCGACGACTCGTTGCTCAAGAGCATTGCCGAGGCAGAAAGCAAAGACAGGGATTTCAAGCATGAGGTCGATGGCCTGCTTGAAGACCTTCAAAATATGCAGCACCAACATGTCGACGGTTTCAGAGGAAACACCTCGCTCATGGGCGGCATCGGCCACACTGCTTGA
- a CDS encoding mechanosensitive ion channel domain-containing protein, producing the protein MEQLLDWLKVHDSRIAFLLIVFVVALVAAKAVSRWLKKLLNHSGIPNASIFVNLALVSIWIIAVAMVLQPVFGINPTTIVTALGIGGLAISLGLKDTIANIISGFGLMIGHVIHPGDQVRIQGITGTVEDITWRQTMVRERNGNQLIIPNSVLNTSSLERLTPEGEACVSVDFTLRPGTDIKVAAKRVVSILKTATSDFTDRRNPPQVNFTGFSPEGIQGRVLLFANPGINQERVRDCAVCALAKEDFII; encoded by the coding sequence ATGGAACAATTGCTGGACTGGCTTAAGGTGCATGATAGTCGCATCGCATTTCTGCTTATCGTCTTTGTCGTGGCCCTCGTGGCCGCAAAAGCAGTCTCCCGGTGGCTCAAGAAGCTGCTCAATCATTCCGGCATTCCGAACGCGTCGATTTTCGTCAATCTCGCATTGGTGTCAATCTGGATCATTGCCGTGGCCATGGTGCTGCAGCCGGTTTTCGGCATCAACCCGACCACCATCGTCACCGCCCTTGGCATTGGAGGCCTGGCCATTTCGCTGGGTCTCAAAGACACCATCGCCAACATCATCTCCGGTTTCGGCCTGATGATCGGCCATGTCATCCACCCCGGCGATCAGGTGCGTATCCAAGGCATCACAGGAACGGTCGAAGACATCACTTGGCGGCAGACCATGGTGCGCGAACGCAATGGCAACCAGCTCATCATCCCCAATTCGGTGCTCAATACCTCTTCTCTGGAACGGCTCACGCCAGAAGGCGAGGCGTGCGTAAGCGTCGACTTCACGTTGCGGCCGGGCACCGATATCAAGGTGGCGGCCAAACGCGTGGTGAGCATACTGAAAACCGCGACTTCGGACTTCACCGACCGCAGGAATCCGCCGCAAGTGAACTTCACCGGGTTCTCGCCGGAGGGGATACAAGGCCGAGTGCTGCTCTTCGCCAACCCCGGAATCAATCAGGAACGTGTTCGCGATTGCGCCGTGTGCGCGCTGGCCAAGGAAGATTTCATCATCTGA
- a CDS encoding CPBP family intramembrane glutamic endopeptidase, translating into MQQPSSPFAHPGSNGYWHQPNPAWQAPMYRWIGVVRKRFSNIGYALDLVVVVWYAMTMIVGEVARAFVDPAKLPMWAQLLMGNGPLYAIAIPLSLLVFRTIPKVKRKTSDMGVGMFLALMAISFPLADIGNIIGNILSGLLSHDQAQSSINELIENLDPISILLFTVIIAPIFEEWLFRRLLIDRMQQYGEKTAILVSAFAFGLFHGNLFQFFYAFGFGLLLAYVYVRTGKLRYTIAMHMTFNFFGGFLPQVTLLTMSKSVRTAVNADIVGGMKKAFASGQGGEVTPFLAYLVFDVVMFILGIVVAIIERKKLVFYRAPEELPRGTRAKTVLGNPGVIIFIVISVLLMIAALFNA; encoded by the coding sequence ATGCAGCAGCCATCTTCACCGTTCGCGCACCCGGGTTCCAACGGCTATTGGCACCAGCCCAATCCGGCGTGGCAGGCGCCGATGTACCGCTGGATCGGCGTTGTGCGCAAGCGGTTCTCGAATATCGGGTATGCCTTGGATCTGGTCGTTGTGGTCTGGTATGCGATGACGATGATCGTCGGGGAAGTGGCGAGAGCGTTCGTCGACCCGGCGAAGCTGCCCATGTGGGCGCAATTGCTGATGGGCAACGGTCCGCTGTACGCCATCGCGATCCCGCTTTCCCTGCTGGTTTTCCGCACGATACCCAAGGTGAAACGCAAGACGAGCGATATGGGCGTGGGCATGTTCCTGGCGCTGATGGCGATATCGTTCCCGCTGGCGGATATCGGCAATATCATCGGCAACATCCTTTCGGGCCTGCTTTCGCATGATCAGGCGCAAAGCAGCATCAACGAACTCATCGAAAACCTCGACCCGATCAGCATCCTGCTGTTCACGGTGATCATCGCCCCGATTTTCGAAGAATGGCTGTTCCGCCGGCTGCTGATCGACCGGATGCAGCAATATGGCGAGAAAACCGCGATTCTGGTCTCCGCCTTTGCCTTCGGCCTGTTCCACGGCAACCTGTTCCAGTTCTTCTATGCCTTCGGTTTCGGCCTGCTGCTGGCCTACGTCTACGTGCGCACCGGCAAGCTGCGCTATACCATCGCCATGCACATGACGTTCAATTTCTTCGGCGGGTTCCTGCCGCAAGTGACCCTCCTGACGATGAGCAAATCCGTGAGGACCGCCGTCAACGCGGACATCGTCGGTGGAATGAAGAAGGCGTTCGCCTCGGGTCAAGGCGGTGAAGTCACGCCGTTCCTGGCCTATCTGGTATTCGACGTCGTGATGTTCATCCTCGGCATCGTCGTCGCGATTATCGAACGCAAGAAACTCGTGTTTTACCGGGCGCCCGAGGAATTGCCCAGAGGCACCCGAGCCAAGACGGTGCTCGGCAATCCGGGCGTCATCATTTTCATCGTGATCTCGGTACTCCTGATGATCGCGGCGCTGTTCAACGCGTAA